The Halalkalicoccus tibetensis genome contains the following window.
ATCCTGAAGGGGCGCGGCGCGAGCGCGAACCACATCAGTATCGCCTTCGCGGGCGAGGGTCAGGACATCGACACGGGCGCGAAAGTGTATCACAACGCGCCCAACACCAACTCGACGATCGAGTCCAAATCGATCAGCAAGGACGGTGGACGGACCAACTACAGAGGGCTGGTGCACATCTCGGACGGCGCACACGATTCGTCGACGGCAGTCGAGTGTGACGCCTTGATGTTCGACAACGAGTCGATCTCGGACACGATGCCGTACATGGAGATCAACGAGTCGAAGGTCGACGTCGCCCACGAGGCGACGGTGGGCAAGATCGGCGACGAGGACGTCTTCTACCTCCAGTCGCGCGGCCTGGACGACGACGACGCCAAACAGATGATCGTTTCGGGGTTCATCGAGCCGATTACCGAGGAGCTGCCCATCGAGTACGCCGTCGAACTCAACCGGCTCATCGAGCTCGAGATGGAGGGATCGCTCGGATGAGCGCCGGCATCCAGCACGCGGACATCTCGGAGGAAACAGTAGAGAAGATCTCCGAGGGGCTCGACGAGCCCGAGTGGCTCCTCGAGACTCGCCTGGAGGCCCTGGAGGCGCTCGACTCGCTCGAGCTCCCCAGCGTCATTCAGACGCCGGGACGGCGATGGACGAACCTCGAGGACCTCGACTTCGAGGCGCTGGTCGACCCGCTCGACGCCGCCGAGGAGAAGGACCAGGTCGGCCCCGAGAACGTCGAGGTGCTGCCGTTCGCGGAGGCCGCACGCGAGCACGAGGAGCTCGTCCGCGAGCACTTCGGGTCGATCATCGACCATCAGGAGAACTACCTGACGGCGCTCTCGACGGCGCTCTTCACGACGGGGACGGTCGTCTACGTCCCGCGGAACGTCGACGCCGAGGACGTGACGATCCGGACGACGATGAACTCCCGGTCGCTGTTCAACTACACGCTCGTCGTGACCGAACAGTCGAGCTCGGTCACCATCCTGGAGCGCCAGTCGACGGGCAGCGAGGCGCGTAGCACCTCGGAACGAGCGAGCGGCGACGAGCCGCGAGCAGACGAGGTCGACAGCGAGGAGGGTCGCTACTACAGCGGCATCGTCGAGATCAGTGCAGGGGAGAACAGCCACGTCCAGTACGGTAGCCTGCAGGACCTCGACGAAGACACCTACAACTACACGCTGAAACACGGCGTCACCGACCAGTACTCGACGATCAACTGGATCGAGGGCAACCTCGGCTCGCGGCTGACGAAGTCGGGCGTCGAGACTACCCTCGCCGGCGAGGGCTCGGAGAGCCAGATCGTCGGGGCCTTCTTCGGCCACGACGACCAGCACTTCGACATCAACTCGCGGGTCTGGCACCGCGCGGAGCACACTACGGCGGACCTCGTGACCCGCGGCGTGCTCGACGACCGGGCCCGCTCGGTCTACGAGGGCGTTCAGGACGTCGGCTCGATGGCGTGGGACACCAACTCCTACCAGCGTGAGAACACCCTCATGCTGAGCGACGAGAGCGAGGCCGACGCCTCCCCGAAGCTGATCATCAACAACCACGACACCGAGGCGAGCCACTCGGCGACTGTCGGACAGGTCGACGCCGAGGACCTGTTCTACATGACCTCGCGCGGGGTCGATCCTCAGACCGCGAAGAACATGCTCGTCGAGGGGTTCTTCGTGCCGGTCCTCGAGGAGGTCGCGGTCGACGAGCTGCGCGAGGACCTCGAAGCACGTATCAAAG
Protein-coding sequences here:
- a CDS encoding SufD family Fe-S cluster assembly protein, producing ILKGRGASANHISIAFAGEGQDIDTGAKVYHNAPNTNSTIESKSISKDGGRTNYRGLVHISDGAHDSSTAVECDALMFDNESISDTMPYMEINESKVDVAHEATVGKIGDEDVFYLQSRGLDDDDAKQMIVSGFIEPITEELPIEYAVELNRLIELEMEGSLG
- the sufD gene encoding Fe-S cluster assembly protein SufD, which encodes MSAGIQHADISEETVEKISEGLDEPEWLLETRLEALEALDSLELPSVIQTPGRRWTNLEDLDFEALVDPLDAAEEKDQVGPENVEVLPFAEAAREHEELVREHFGSIIDHQENYLTALSTALFTTGTVVYVPRNVDAEDVTIRTTMNSRSLFNYTLVVTEQSSSVTILERQSTGSEARSTSERASGDEPRADEVDSEEGRYYSGIVEISAGENSHVQYGSLQDLDEDTYNYTLKHGVTDQYSTINWIEGNLGSRLTKSGVETTLAGEGSESQIVGAFFGHDDQHFDINSRVWHRAEHTTADLVTRGVLDDRARSVYEGVQDVGSMAWDTNSYQRENTLMLSDESEADASPKLIINNHDTEASHSATVGQVDAEDLFYMTSRGVDPQTAKNMLVEGFFVPVLEEVAVDELREDLEARIKERLR